The following are encoded in a window of Psychrobacter sp. P11F6 genomic DNA:
- the pssA gene encoding CDP-diacylglycerol--serine O-phosphatidyltransferase encodes MTNVQSPKDESNHPPLNDGMLQDSAAAQPPFVDEHDFNIRLADNESYDGLTFEVIEAEVAEGQRVVSRGVYLAPNLITTLSLLSGFYSILASTQGEFYKASLAIFLSAILDGADGRVARMLNAQSPFGEQYDSLADMLAFGVAPAILVYSFALQPLGRIGLGCAFVFTACAAFRLARFNVQVGIVDKKYFVGLASPLAAILVTAAVMVAVDHNEWIGQYDTAVMFLFAAWVVICGLLMVSNVKYYSFKEFDKKKVPFVVLIIGVLVMSIVLYDIPVGILAIGIIYALSGIVTTIKAKANF; translated from the coding sequence ATGACTAACGTGCAATCACCTAAAGACGAATCAAATCATCCGCCTCTAAATGATGGAATGTTACAAGACAGCGCAGCCGCCCAGCCGCCCTTTGTCGATGAGCATGATTTCAATATTCGCTTAGCGGATAATGAGAGTTATGATGGCTTGACCTTTGAAGTGATTGAAGCAGAAGTTGCTGAAGGGCAGCGAGTAGTCAGTCGCGGTGTCTATCTAGCGCCAAACCTAATTACAACCTTGTCACTGCTATCTGGCTTTTACTCGATTTTGGCCAGTACGCAAGGCGAGTTCTACAAAGCTTCTTTAGCCATCTTTTTGTCCGCTATTCTCGACGGTGCTGATGGGCGAGTGGCGCGTATGCTTAATGCGCAAAGCCCGTTTGGTGAGCAATATGATTCGCTTGCCGATATGCTGGCTTTTGGTGTTGCACCAGCAATCTTAGTTTATAGTTTTGCGTTGCAGCCGTTAGGTCGCATTGGCTTGGGCTGTGCGTTTGTCTTTACTGCCTGTGCTGCCTTCCGTCTGGCACGTTTTAACGTTCAGGTCGGTATTGTTGATAAAAAATACTTTGTCGGTTTGGCCAGTCCACTTGCTGCTATATTAGTAACGGCAGCGGTTATGGTCGCTGTCGACCATAATGAATGGATTGGTCAGTACGATACGGCGGTCATGTTCTTATTCGCCGCTTGGGTGGTGATTTGTGGTTTACTGATGGTTAGTAACGTCAAATACTATAGCTTTAAAGAGTTTGATAAAAAGAAAGTACCTTTTGTGGTTCTAATAATCGGTGTGTTGGTCATGAGTATTGTGCTCTATGACATACCTGTCGGTATTTTAGCCATTGGTATTATCTATGCATTATCGGGTATTGTTACGACGATTAAAGCAAAAGCAAATTTTTAG